A genomic segment from bacterium encodes:
- a CDS encoding glycosyl hydrolase family 18 protein, with protein MEAKTERVCYDEHMLRNITAGTLLSFWLIFLAPLDALAVRSLWLGMSGTDVQTLQNELIAKGYLSAGKATGYFGPLTETALKKFQCDKGIVCSQTTAYGYGVYGPKTQMALVGGSSTSLGAINSTNQLEFSGWIPYWRIATGTQDVLPHLSQLKSVMPFGYTVKSDGTLADTAKLTQEPWTSFIAAAKKAGVRVIPTVMWGNGDAIHRILSNTTTRIALEDEIANTVKQNGFDGIDIDFEAKKHETINYFSTFLKGLYQRMGKKWVYCTVEARMPLYDRFSPGAVIPADATDYANDYVAMNKYCDRVEIMAYDQGTIAVRLNKARRAPYAPVADPEWVEGLISMATKSIAKNKIIIGVPTYGYEYTVTPLPNSSFQYKVLWPFNPRYATEIASSLGITPTRNSANEIGFSYDPRLLEPPPTGADSTLTQQATTASTTVAQNSGSQTNTSQPFNYLSWS; from the coding sequence ATGGAAGCAAAAACCGAGCGTGTCTGTTATGATGAACATATGTTACGAAACATCACGGCCGGTACGCTTTTATCTTTTTGGCTAATCTTTTTGGCGCCTTTGGACGCTCTTGCCGTGCGGTCGCTTTGGTTGGGAATGTCCGGCACAGACGTCCAAACCCTGCAAAATGAACTTATCGCTAAAGGATATCTCAGTGCGGGAAAGGCTACCGGCTACTTCGGCCCGCTAACGGAAACCGCTTTGAAAAAATTCCAATGTGACAAAGGCATCGTATGTTCTCAAACAACAGCATACGGCTACGGCGTCTATGGGCCAAAAACGCAAATGGCGCTTGTGGGCGGCAGTTCCACATCTCTTGGCGCGATAAATTCAACGAACCAGCTTGAGTTTTCCGGTTGGATACCTTACTGGCGCATCGCAACTGGCACACAAGATGTTTTGCCTCATCTCTCGCAACTCAAGAGCGTAATGCCTTTTGGCTATACGGTTAAAAGCGATGGCACGCTCGCGGACACAGCTAAACTTACGCAAGAGCCGTGGACTTCTTTTATCGCCGCGGCGAAAAAGGCCGGGGTTCGAGTCATTCCCACTGTCATGTGGGGCAATGGTGATGCCATCCATCGTATTTTAAGCAACACCACCACTCGCATCGCGCTTGAAGATGAAATAGCGAACACAGTCAAACAAAATGGCTTTGACGGGATAGATATTGATTTTGAGGCTAAAAAACATGAGACAATAAATTATTTCTCGACATTTCTCAAGGGCTTGTATCAGCGAATGGGCAAAAAGTGGGTTTATTGCACTGTGGAGGCACGCATGCCGCTCTATGACCGATTTAGTCCGGGAGCTGTCATACCGGCAGATGCTACTGATTACGCCAACGACTATGTAGCGATGAACAAATATTGCGACCGTGTGGAAATTATGGCCTACGACCAAGGCACGATAGCGGTCCGTCTCAACAAAGCGCGTAGGGCTCCCTATGCGCCGGTTGCCGACCCTGAATGGGTCGAAGGTTTGATCAGTATGGCTACCAAAAGTATTGCAAAAAATAAAATAATAATCGGCGTGCCGACCTACGGCTACGAATACACGGTAACACCGCTTCCAAATTCCAGCTTTCAATATAAAGTGCTCTGGCCATTTAATCCGCGTTACGCAACCGAAATCGCTTCGAGTCTCGGCATCACTCCCACACGAAACAGCGCCAATGAAATCGGATTTAGTTACGACCCTAGACTGCTTGAGCCGCCGCCAACAGGCGCTGATTCCACTTTAACCCAGCAAGCAACAACCGCTTCCACTACTGTCGCTCAAAATTCTGGCTCCCAAACAAACACTAGCCAGCCATTCAACTATCTATCGTGGAGC